A region of the Pseudarthrobacter sp. MM222 genome:
GAACAAGACGGCACTGGACCGCAGCGCCTCCGTGCTCGCAGCGTGCGGGTGCCGCTGACACGGAGCGCCGTTCCGGCGGGTGCGCGCCCACCGCACAGATACCCCGACGCACACCCGTTTCGCCGCCCGACGAATTTAAGGCGGAGAGTCAGGTGCTTGTGATCTGATGGACCTTATGGAGTCCTCAGCGCGCGAGACATCTGCCCAAGCCCTGATTAACTGGGAGCTTGCCGCTTCCACCGCGGCGCGGCTCACGCCCCCGGGTCCGACGCTGCGTACGGCCGAAATCGGCGCCGCGGTGGACAGCTTGCGCCTGGCGGCCGATATTTCGGTCCCGCACGTCCATGACATCACCGGCCTCGAAGCGGCCCGGGACCTGCGGGATTCCGCGGTCCTCGTCGTGGACCGCGCCTCGTGGGCCAAGGCCAACACCCAGAGCTTCGCCGTGATGCTCCAGCCCGCGATGGAAAAACTGCTCGAGGGCCGCCGCGGCTCGCTGAACCCCGGGGCGGCCGCTGTCAGCGGCGCCATCACCGGCAGCCAGCTCGGGGCCATCCTTGCGTTCCTCTCCAGCAAGGTCCTTGGCCAGTACGACCCGTTTTCTGCCCTCGCCGAAAACTCCGCCGCCCCGCCCGCGGGCAGGCTCCTGCTCGTGGCGCCGAACATCATCTCGGTGGAACGCGAACTCAATGTCAGCCCCGAGGACTTCCGGCTCTGGGTCTGCCTCCACGAACAGACTCACCGGGTGCAGTTCGCCGCGGCGCCGTGGCTGCGCCACCACATGCTGGACGAAATCGAAGACCTCAGCGGGCAGCTGCTGGGCAACGTCGATTCCCTGATGGAGCGTGCCTCGGCCGCCGCGAAATCGCTGAAGGACCGTTCCGCGGCCGGCACCACCCCCAGCCGCGGCGCAATCCTGGACCTGCTGCAGAACCCGGAGGAAAAGGCCGCACTTTCCCGGCTGACGGCGCTGATGAGCCTGCTCGAGGGCCACGCGAACGTCGTGATGGACGCCGTGGACGCCAGCATTGTCCCGTCCGTGAAGACCATCCGGCAGCGCTTCAACGCCCGAGACAAGGACCGCGGCGTCATCGAGAAATTCATCCGCAGCTTCCTTGGCCTCGATGCCAAGATGCGCCAGTACAGCGACGGCGCGAAGTTCGTCCGGGAAGTCGTGGCCGTGGCCGGAATGGAAGGCTTCAACAGGGTCTGGGACTCCGCCGAGCAGCTGCCCACCGAGCCGGAAATCCACGACTCGAAACTCTGGCTGGAACGGATGGGGCTCTAGTTAACGTGCCCGCCAGCGATCCTTCCCCGGCAGCGCCAGCCAAAGCCGCAGCAAAGCCAACCATCGCAGCACCCAGCGGACGGCGCCGGCCCGGGAGGCTGGCGCCCGTCGTCGGCACCGCGCGGAAAATGCTGCAGGACGCCCTGGCCGGCGCCGGCTACCCGGAACGCGTCCTCGTTGCCTGCAGCGGCGGGCCCGACTCGCTGGCCCTCGCCGCCGTCGCCGCGTATTTCGCCCGCCGCGGGCACGTCGACGGCCACCCGGTGTCCGTCGGCGCGGTCGTCGTCGACCACCAGCTGCAGCCGGGTTCCGCCGGGATCGCCGCCGCCACGGCCGCCACCCTGGGCGGGCTGGGAATCGGACCGGTCCAGATCCGGACCGTTGACGTCGCTGCCACCGGCATGGGCCCGGAAGCCGCCGCCCGGGAAGCCCGGCACACGGCGCTCGAAGCCGCAGCAGACGAGCTCGGCGCGGGCGTGATCCTGCTGGGCCACACCCTCGATGACCAGGCCGAGCAGGTCCTGCTGGGACTCGCGCGCGGCTCCGGCACCCGCTCCCTCGCCGGGATGCGGCCCGGGCGCGGGCGCCTGCTCCGCCCTTTCCTGGGCCTCCGGCGCGCGGACACTTTGGAGATCTGCTCCGTCGAGGATCTGGACCCCTGGCACGATCCGAGCAATGAAGATCCCGCCTTCGCCAGGTCCCGGACCCGCGTTGAAGTGCTGCCCCTGCTCGAGGAGAAGCTGGGCCCCGGCGTCGCGGAATCGCTGGCGCGGACCGCGGCCATCCTGCAGCTCGATGCTGACTATCTTGAGGACGTGGCAAACGACACCTTCGCCCGGCTGCAGGAACTGTCCGGCGCAGAAATCAGCCTCCCGGAGACGGCGCTGCGCGAACTGGCCCCGGCCATAAGATTCCGGGTCATTGCCAAGGCCGCCGCCGCCGTCGGGGGCCAGCAGCCGAGCTACCAGCGACTGCTGGCAGCGGAAGCACTGCTGCGCCGGCAGGGCTCGGCAGGTCCGGTGGAGTTGCCGGGCGGGGTCAGCGTCTACCGCCTCTCCCTCGCCGAGCTGCTCGCCGAAGGCAAGTCCGCCGCCTCCGATGTGCCCCGGGAAGCCGCCCGCTGTGGGAAGCTTGTATTCCGGCCTCAAAAACCGCCCGAAATTTAGTCGACCCCGCATCTACACAGGAGTTATTGGTGGATTCTAACGACGTCCAGGCAGACCTCAAGCACGTTCTGTACTCCAAGGAGCAGATCCAGTCCCGGATCACCGAACTCGCTGCCCAGATCGACAAGGACTACGAGGGCCGCGATCTGCTGATCGTCGGTGTGCTCAAGGGTGCCGTCATGGTCATGGCCGACCTGGCCCGCGCCCTCCACAGCCACGTCTCAATGGACTGGATGGCCGTCTCCTCCTACGGTTCCGGGACCCAGTCCTCCGGTGTCGTGCGCATCCTCAAAGACCTCGACACCGACCTGATGGGCAAGGACGTCCTGATCGTCGAGGACATCATCGACTCGGGCCTCACGCTGTCCTGGCTTAAGACCAACCTGGAATCACGCGGCACTGCCTCGGTGCAAATCTGCACCGCGTTCCGTAAGCCGACGGCGGCCAAGGTCAAGATCGACGTAAAGTACGTCGGCTACGACATCCCCAACGAGTTCGTGGTCGGCTACGGCCTGGACTACGCCGAAAAGTACCGCAACCTGGACTTCGTCGGCACCCTCGCGCCGCACGTCTACGAGTAGGAACCTCCCGCGGCTGCCCGGCGCCGAGCCCTCCGCTGGCCTTTCGCTGAGCCCTTCCTGCGCCGGGCCGTGACGCGCTCCGGCGCGCGTCCGCTACGCCCACAGGGAACTTTTGGTCTCCACCGTGCGTGAGCAACGGGGACGGTGTATAGCTAGAAGCTGATGCAGCACCACACGCGCGCAGATCGGTCGCCGTGCAGCACTACCAGGAGGGACGGGGCCAGCCCCGAACAGATGAAAGCTAAGAGTTTCTTCAAGGGCCCCGGCATCTGGATTGTCGTTGTTGTCGGCATGCTTCTGCTGGCCTTTGCCACCCTCGCCCCCGGCGGCTCCGCCCGGATCGACACGGACCGGGGCCTGGCGCTGCTGAGCGACGGTGGCAACATCGAACAGGCCAAGATCTTCGACGCGGAGAACCGTGTGGACCTGGTCCTGAAGGAGAACCTGCAGGTCGACGGCCAGGACAAGGGTAAAAACGTCCAGTTCTACTACGTCAACGCCCGTGCGGTAGACGTCGTCAAGGCCGTCACCGATGCCAAGCCGCCGAGCGGCTTCACCGACCAGCCGCTCGAAAACAACTGGTTCTCCGGGCTGTTCTCCCTCCTGATCCCGGTGCTGCTGCTCGGCGTCCTCTTCTGGTTCCTGCTCTCGCGGATGCAGGGCGGCGGTTCCAAGGTCATGCAGTTCGGCAAGTCCAAGGCCAAGCTGGTTAACAAGGACATGCCCCAGGTCACCTTCAGTGACGTTGCCGGCGCCGACGAGGCCGTCGAGGAACTCGAAGAGATCAAGGAATTCCTCGCGGAGCCGGCCAAGTTCCAGGCCGTCGGCGCCAAGATCCCCAAGGGCGTGCTTCTCTACGGCCCGCCCGGTACCGGCAAAACCCTGCTGGCCCGCGCCGTCGCCGGCGAGGCAGGCGTCCCGTTCTTCTCCATCTCCGGCTCGGACTTCGTTGAAATGTTCGTCGGCGTCGGCGCCTCCCGTGTCCGCGACCTGTTCGAACAGGCCAAAGCCAACGCGCCGGCCATCATCTTCGTGGACGAGATCGACGCCGTCGGACGTCACCGCGGTGCCGGCATCGGCGGCGGCAACGACGAGCGCGAGCAGACCCTCAACCAGCTGCTGGTGGAAATGGACGGCTTCGACGTCAAGACAAACGTCATCCTGATCGCCGCCACCAACCGCCCCGACGTGCTGGACCCCGCCCTGCTGCGCCCCGGCCGCTTCGACCGCCAGATCGGCGTCGAGGCTCCCGACCTGATCGGCCGCGAGCAGATCCTGCGGGTCCACGCCAAGGGCAAGCCAATGGCTAACGGCGTCGACCTGAAGGCCGTGGCCAAGAAGACGCCCGGCTACACCGGTGCGGACCTGGCAAATGTGCTCAACGAAGCCGCGCTGCTCACCGCCCGCTCCAACGCCAACCTGGTGGACGACCGCGCCCTGGACGAGGCTATCGACCGCGTCATGGCCGGCCCGCAGAAGCGCAGCCGGGTGATGAAGGAACATGAACGCAAGGTCACCGCGTACCACGAGGGCGGCCACGCCCTGGTGGCAGCGGCCCTGCGCAACTCGGCTCCGGTCACCAAGATCACCATCCTGCCCCGCGGCCGCGCCCTCGGCTACACAATGGTGGTGCCGGAGAACGACAAGTACTCCGTGACGCGCAACGAACTGCTGGACCAGATGGCCTACGCCATGGGCGGCCGCGTCGCGGAAGAACTCGTCTTCCACGACCCGTCCACCGGTGCCTCCAACGACATCGAAAAGGCCACCGGCATTGCCCGCAAGATGGTCACCGAGTTCGGCATGAGCGAACGCGTCGGTGCTGTGCGCCTCGGC
Encoded here:
- the tilS gene encoding tRNA lysidine(34) synthetase TilS, with protein sequence MLQDALAGAGYPERVLVACSGGPDSLALAAVAAYFARRGHVDGHPVSVGAVVVDHQLQPGSAGIAAATAATLGGLGIGPVQIRTVDVAATGMGPEAAAREARHTALEAAADELGAGVILLGHTLDDQAEQVLLGLARGSGTRSLAGMRPGRGRLLRPFLGLRRADTLEICSVEDLDPWHDPSNEDPAFARSRTRVEVLPLLEEKLGPGVAESLARTAAILQLDADYLEDVANDTFARLQELSGAEISLPETALRELAPAIRFRVIAKAAAAVGGQQPSYQRLLAAEALLRRQGSAGPVELPGGVSVYRLSLAELLAEGKSAASDVPREAARCGKLVFRPQKPPEI
- a CDS encoding zinc-dependent metalloprotease — its product is MESSARETSAQALINWELAASTAARLTPPGPTLRTAEIGAAVDSLRLAADISVPHVHDITGLEAARDLRDSAVLVVDRASWAKANTQSFAVMLQPAMEKLLEGRRGSLNPGAAAVSGAITGSQLGAILAFLSSKVLGQYDPFSALAENSAAPPAGRLLLVAPNIISVERELNVSPEDFRLWVCLHEQTHRVQFAAAPWLRHHMLDEIEDLSGQLLGNVDSLMERASAAAKSLKDRSAAGTTPSRGAILDLLQNPEEKAALSRLTALMSLLEGHANVVMDAVDASIVPSVKTIRQRFNARDKDRGVIEKFIRSFLGLDAKMRQYSDGAKFVREVVAVAGMEGFNRVWDSAEQLPTEPEIHDSKLWLERMGL
- the ftsH gene encoding ATP-dependent zinc metalloprotease FtsH; its protein translation is MKAKSFFKGPGIWIVVVVGMLLLAFATLAPGGSARIDTDRGLALLSDGGNIEQAKIFDAENRVDLVLKENLQVDGQDKGKNVQFYYVNARAVDVVKAVTDAKPPSGFTDQPLENNWFSGLFSLLIPVLLLGVLFWFLLSRMQGGGSKVMQFGKSKAKLVNKDMPQVTFSDVAGADEAVEELEEIKEFLAEPAKFQAVGAKIPKGVLLYGPPGTGKTLLARAVAGEAGVPFFSISGSDFVEMFVGVGASRVRDLFEQAKANAPAIIFVDEIDAVGRHRGAGIGGGNDEREQTLNQLLVEMDGFDVKTNVILIAATNRPDVLDPALLRPGRFDRQIGVEAPDLIGREQILRVHAKGKPMANGVDLKAVAKKTPGYTGADLANVLNEAALLTARSNANLVDDRALDEAIDRVMAGPQKRSRVMKEHERKVTAYHEGGHALVAAALRNSAPVTKITILPRGRALGYTMVVPENDKYSVTRNELLDQMAYAMGGRVAEELVFHDPSTGASNDIEKATGIARKMVTEFGMSERVGAVRLGQGGGEPFLGRDAGHERNYSDQIAYIVDEEVRRLIDGAHDEAYAILTENRDVLDELALELLERETLNQAEIAQVFTNIRRSDFREVWLSKETRPIQATGPVESRREKAEREAQEEAKEARLEEPLDALPPHAQGVVGGQEPFQGGGTDLGSDGRPG
- the hpt gene encoding hypoxanthine phosphoribosyltransferase; its protein translation is MDSNDVQADLKHVLYSKEQIQSRITELAAQIDKDYEGRDLLIVGVLKGAVMVMADLARALHSHVSMDWMAVSSYGSGTQSSGVVRILKDLDTDLMGKDVLIVEDIIDSGLTLSWLKTNLESRGTASVQICTAFRKPTAAKVKIDVKYVGYDIPNEFVVGYGLDYAEKYRNLDFVGTLAPHVYE